A genome region from Setaria italica strain Yugu1 chromosome III, Setaria_italica_v2.0, whole genome shotgun sequence includes the following:
- the LOC101784142 gene encoding putative disease resistance protein RGA3, with protein sequence MLAVSIFPQSSFSNPSSTFATLSTLQLCFPVSTILRVCSDRAPGVPMAEVLATMVVGPLVSMVKEKASSYLLEQYQVMEGLEKQHKLLKRKLPAILDVITDAEEQAAAKREGAKAWLEEVRQVAYQANDVLDEFKYEALRRKAREEGHYKELGMDVIKLFPSHNRFVFRIKMGNKLRMILEELDVLIAEMNCFGFKFRQGPPVPVNHLRENSSKIIDPVDIAGRSRAGDKKKIIKSLLDKASNVNLTVFPVVGMGGMGKTTLAQLVYNDPDIQKHFQLRLWVCVSDNFDVDSLAERIVEEAKKNGCQANGSSALDKLQNAVSGKRYLLVLDDVWNRDEAHKWEKLKSYLQHGGSGSSVLITTRDQAVAQLMMGTATGAYELGRLGENFIEEIIRSRAFSSKQEKDWPRELVNMVGDVAKRCAGSPLAATALGSVLSTKTTAREWKDVLRRKKICDDRNGILPVLKLSYNCLPSHMRQCFAFCAMFPKDYEIDVEMLIQLWMANGFISVLQGEEHPEISGWEYSIRRRLACLK encoded by the coding sequence ATGCTCGCAGTCTCCATTTTCCCCCAAAGCAGCTTCTCAAACCCATCGTCTACCTTCGCCACCCTCTCCACATTGCAACTGTGTTTCCCTGTGTCCACTATCCTGCGCGTGTGTTCTGATCGAGCTCCAGGCGTTCCAATGGCTGAGGTACTGGCCACCATGGTGGTCGGGCCACTGGTGTCCATGGTGAAGGAGAAGGCCTCCAGCTACCTCCTGGAGCAGTACCAGGTGATGGAGGGCTTGGAGAAGCAGCACAAGCTCCTCAAGCGCAAGCTGCCGGCCATCCTGGACGTCATCACCGACGCCGAGGAGCAGGCGGCAGCCAAGCGAGAAGGGGCGAAAGCTTGGCTGGAGGAGGTCCGACAGGTGGCCTACCAGGCGAATGACGTCTTGGACGAGTTCAAGTACGAGGCGCTCCGCCGCAAAGCCAGGGAGGAGGGGCACTACAAGGAGCTCGGCATGGATGTAATAAAGCTCTTCCCTTCTCACAACCGTTTTGTGTTTCGTATCAAGATGGGCAATAAGCTCCGCATGATTTTGGAAGAACTTGATGTCCTTATCGCAGAGATGAATTGTTTCGGGTTCAAGTTCCGGCAAGGGCCACCAGTGCCCGTAAATCACTTGAGGGAGAATAGTTCTAAAATCATCGACCCTGTGGACATTGCCGGCAGATCCAGAGCTGGAGACAAGAAGAAGATTATTAAGTCGTTGCTTGATAAAGCTAGCAATGTGAATCTCACGGTCTTTCCTGTCGTGGGGATGGGAGGGATGGGGAAGACCACCTTAGCCCAGCTTGTTTACAATGACCCTGACATTCAGAAGCATTTCCAGCTGCGACTCTGGGTGTGCGTCTCTGACAACTTTGATGTGGATTCCCTGGCTGAAAGAATTGTCGAAGAAGCTAAGAAGAATGGTTGTCAAGCAAATGGAAGTTCGGCATTGGACAAGCTTCAAAATGCAGTGAGTGGGAAGAGGTACCTCCTCGTATTGGATGATGTCTGGAACCGTGATGAGGCACACAAGTGGGAAAAACTGAAGTCCTACCTTCAGCATGGTGGCAGCGGCAGCTCAGTGCTCATAACAACTCGTGATCAAGCCGTCGCTCAACTAATGATGGGTACAGCTACAGGAGCCTATGAACTTGGACGCTTGGGTGAAAATTTCATAGAGGAAATTATCAGGTCGAGAGCATTCAGCTCGAAACAAGAGAAGGATTGGCCTCGTGAACTAGTTAACATGGTTGGTGATGTTGCAAAGAGATGTGCTGGTTCTCCTTTAGCTGCTACAGCATTGGGCTCTGTGTTAAGTACCAAGACCACCGCGCGTGAATGGAAGGATGTGCTAAGGAGAAAAAAGATTTGTGATGATAGAAACGGAATCTTACCGGTACTCAAGCTTAGTTACAATTGCTTGCCATCACATATGCGGCAATGCTTTGCTTTCTGTGCTATGTTTCCCAAGGATTATGAGATTGACGTGGAAATGTTGATCCAGTTATGGATGGCCAATGGTTTTATCTCGGTGCTACAAGGAGAAGAACATCCTGAAATTTCag